From Agelaius phoeniceus isolate bAgePho1 chromosome 27, bAgePho1.hap1, whole genome shotgun sequence, one genomic window encodes:
- the LOC129132016 gene encoding uncharacterized protein LOC129132016 isoform X2, translated as MPRDTEAEQELSMESREDKCPRQNLVAEAVLSGSTVQEANGEEKPRSCRTRRGCKRRWRGCEGERASLGREGGRRWSQSSELVLHEQLHDGEKPHRCVECGKSFRWNWDLIKHQRIHTGERPYECGECGKSFSDSSTLIRHQRTHTGEKPYECGECGKSFSDSSNLMKHQRTHTGEKPYECGDCGKSFTMSSHLIRHQRTHTGEMPFECGDCGKSFRCSSILISHQRIHTGERPYKCSECGMCFSQSSSLIKHQRTHTGERPYECSKCGKRFLTNSHLLQHYQSHTEERPFQCPECGKGFKYKSTLITHRHIHTGEQPYECDKCRKRFQTRSCLLRHYWIHREERPFQCPDCGKGFKRNSTLITHRRIHTGERPYECPQCGKSFSSSSNLTQHQRRHRQEGWICHLKTTQIPVKTAQSYPKSAHTHLKNLNPTPNSLNSTVARLRRELSMESREDKCPRQNLVAEAVLSGSTAQEANGEEKPRSCRMRRGCKRRWRGCEGERASLGREGGQRWSQSSELVLHEQLHDGEKPHRCVECGKSFGWNCDLIVHQRIHTGERPYECDKCRKRSQTSSCLLQHYWIHREERPFQCPDCGKGFKRNSTLITHRRIHTGERPYECPQCGKSFSSSSNLTQHQRRHR; from the exons atgccccgggacactgaggcag agcaggagctgagcatggagagcagggaggacaaatgcccgcggcagaacctggtggcagaggccgttttgagcggctccacggtgcaggaagccaacggggaggaaaagccccggagctgccgcacgaggaggggctgcaaacgcagatggcggggatgtgagggggaaagagccagcctgggccgggaaggcggccggagatggagccagagctcggagctggtgctccatgagcagctccatgatggggagaagccccacaggtgcgtggagtgtgggaagagcttcaggtggaactggGACCTGATCaagcaccagaggatccacactggagagcggccctacgagtgtggggagtgtgggaagagcttcagcgaCAGCTCCAccctgatcaggcaccagaggacccacactggggagaagccctacgagtgtggggagtgtgggaagagcttcagcgaCAGCTCCAACCTGATGaagcaccagaggacccacactggggagaagccctacgagtgtggggactgtgggaagagcttcaccatgAGCTCCCACCTGATaaggcaccagaggacccacactggggaaatgccctttgagtgtggggactgtgggaagagctttaggtGCAGCTCCatcctgatcagccaccagaggatccacactggagaAAGGCCGTACAAGTGTTCCGAGTGTGGGATgtgcttcagccagagctccagcctgatcaagcaccagaggacccacactggggagaggccctatgagtgttccaagtgtgggaagaggtttctgACCAactcccatctcctccagcactatcagagtcacacagaggagaggcccttccaatgccctgagtgtgggaagggattcaagtacaagtccaccctcatcacccaccggcacatccacactggggaacagccctacgagtgtgataaatgcagaaagaggtttcagaccaggtCCTGTCTCCTCCGGCACTATTGGATTCACagagaggagaggcccttccagtgccctgactgcgggaagggattcaagcgcaactccaccctcatcacccaccggcgcatccacacaggggagaggccctatgagtgtccccagtgtgggaagagcttctccagcagctctaacttgacccaacaccaacggaggcaccg ccaagagggatggatctgtcacctcaaaaccactcaaatccCAGTGAAAACAGCTCAATCTTACCCCAAAAGTGCGCACACCCACCTGAAAAATCTCAATCCCACACCAAACTCACTCAATTCCACAGTCGCCAGGCTGAGACGG gagctgagcatggagagcagggaggacaaatgcccgcggcagaacctggtggcagaggccgttttgagcggctccacggcacaggaagccaacggggaggaaaagccccggagctgccgcatgaggaggggctgcaaacgcagatggcggggatgtgagggggaaagagccagcctgggccgggaaggcggccagagatggagccagagctcggagctggtgctccatgagcagctccatgatggggagaagccccacaggtgcgtggagtgtgggaagagcttcggGTGGAACTGCGACCTGATTgtgcaccagaggatccacactggggagaggccctacgagtgtgataaatgcaggaagaggtctCAGACCAGCTCctgtctcctccagcactattGGATTCACAGAGAGGAGAGGCCCTTTCagtgccctgactgtgggaagggattcaagcgcaactccaccctcatcacccaccggcgcatccacacaggggagaggccctacgagtgtccccagtgtgggaagagcttctccagcagctctaacttgacccaacaccaacggaggcaccggtaa
- the LOC129132016 gene encoding uncharacterized protein LOC129132016 isoform X1, with translation MEAELREPGRRSLPEFAAPTCGIIAPPMAPDFPLATPGRLRGRGRCPGTLRQELSMESREDKCPRQNLVAEAVLSGSTVQEANGEEKPRSCRTRRGCKRRWRGCEGERASLGREGGRRWSQSSELVLHEQLHDGEKPHRCVECGKSFRWNWDLIKHQRIHTGERPYECGECGKSFSDSSTLIRHQRTHTGEKPYECGECGKSFSDSSNLMKHQRTHTGEKPYECGDCGKSFTMSSHLIRHQRTHTGEMPFECGDCGKSFRCSSILISHQRIHTGERPYKCSECGMCFSQSSSLIKHQRTHTGERPYECSKCGKRFLTNSHLLQHYQSHTEERPFQCPECGKGFKYKSTLITHRHIHTGEQPYECDKCRKRFQTRSCLLRHYWIHREERPFQCPDCGKGFKRNSTLITHRRIHTGERPYECPQCGKSFSSSSNLTQHQRRHRQEGWICHLKTTQIPVKTAQSYPKSAHTHLKNLNPTPNSLNSTVARLRRELSMESREDKCPRQNLVAEAVLSGSTAQEANGEEKPRSCRMRRGCKRRWRGCEGERASLGREGGQRWSQSSELVLHEQLHDGEKPHRCVECGKSFGWNCDLIVHQRIHTGERPYECDKCRKRSQTSSCLLQHYWIHREERPFQCPDCGKGFKRNSTLITHRRIHTGERPYECPQCGKSFSSSSNLTQHQRRHR, from the exons gatttcccattggCAACCCCAGGGAGGctgcgaggaagaggaagatgccccgggacactgaggcag gagctgagcatggagagcagggaggacaaatgcccgcggcagaacctggtggcagaggccgttttgagcggctccacggtgcaggaagccaacggggaggaaaagccccggagctgccgcacgaggaggggctgcaaacgcagatggcggggatgtgagggggaaagagccagcctgggccgggaaggcggccggagatggagccagagctcggagctggtgctccatgagcagctccatgatggggagaagccccacaggtgcgtggagtgtgggaagagcttcaggtggaactggGACCTGATCaagcaccagaggatccacactggagagcggccctacgagtgtggggagtgtgggaagagcttcagcgaCAGCTCCAccctgatcaggcaccagaggacccacactggggagaagccctacgagtgtggggagtgtgggaagagcttcagcgaCAGCTCCAACCTGATGaagcaccagaggacccacactggggagaagccctacgagtgtggggactgtgggaagagcttcaccatgAGCTCCCACCTGATaaggcaccagaggacccacactggggaaatgccctttgagtgtggggactgtgggaagagctttaggtGCAGCTCCatcctgatcagccaccagaggatccacactggagaAAGGCCGTACAAGTGTTCCGAGTGTGGGATgtgcttcagccagagctccagcctgatcaagcaccagaggacccacactggggagaggccctatgagtgttccaagtgtgggaagaggtttctgACCAactcccatctcctccagcactatcagagtcacacagaggagaggcccttccaatgccctgagtgtgggaagggattcaagtacaagtccaccctcatcacccaccggcacatccacactggggaacagccctacgagtgtgataaatgcagaaagaggtttcagaccaggtCCTGTCTCCTCCGGCACTATTGGATTCACagagaggagaggcccttccagtgccctgactgcgggaagggattcaagcgcaactccaccctcatcacccaccggcgcatccacacaggggagaggccctatgagtgtccccagtgtgggaagagcttctccagcagctctaacttgacccaacaccaacggaggcaccg ccaagagggatggatctgtcacctcaaaaccactcaaatccCAGTGAAAACAGCTCAATCTTACCCCAAAAGTGCGCACACCCACCTGAAAAATCTCAATCCCACACCAAACTCACTCAATTCCACAGTCGCCAGGCTGAGACGG gagctgagcatggagagcagggaggacaaatgcccgcggcagaacctggtggcagaggccgttttgagcggctccacggcacaggaagccaacggggaggaaaagccccggagctgccgcatgaggaggggctgcaaacgcagatggcggggatgtgagggggaaagagccagcctgggccgggaaggcggccagagatggagccagagctcggagctggtgctccatgagcagctccatgatggggagaagccccacaggtgcgtggagtgtgggaagagcttcggGTGGAACTGCGACCTGATTgtgcaccagaggatccacactggggagaggccctacgagtgtgataaatgcaggaagaggtctCAGACCAGCTCctgtctcctccagcactattGGATTCACAGAGAGGAGAGGCCCTTTCagtgccctgactgtgggaagggattcaagcgcaactccaccctcatcacccaccggcgcatccacacaggggagaggccctacgagtgtccccagtgtgggaagagcttctccagcagctctaacttgacccaacaccaacggaggcaccggtaa